From Rutidosis leptorrhynchoides isolate AG116_Rl617_1_P2 chromosome 3, CSIRO_AGI_Rlap_v1, whole genome shotgun sequence, a single genomic window includes:
- the LOC139901532 gene encoding secreted RxLR effector protein 161-like produces MAGKPYGRPFLQAVWSGRPFCMSVFPGRMAGHFSYWQVVWQSVWPALDNRGITITQSHYIKKILKRFKCDTCSNVSSPIDQTVKLMPHSGKAVSQLEYSRAIECLMYAMTSTRPDIAFIVEKLSRFTSNPNATHWRVVVRVFKYLKGTMDYGITYSGFPSILEGYSDASWITNVEDHLSTTGWIFLFEGGAISWASKKQTCITNSTMESEFVALAAAGKKAEWLRNLIHEISLWPKPISPISIRCDSEATLAKAYSQMYNR; encoded by the exons atggctggcaagccgtatggcagaccGTTTTTACAAGCCGTTTGGAGTGGCAGGCCGTTTTGCATGTCCGTTTTCCCAGGCCGTATGGCAGGACATTTTTCCTACTGGCAGGTCGTATGGCAATCCGTATGGCCTGCCTTG gatAATAGAGGTATCACTATTACTCAATCTCATTACATTAAGAAGATTTTGAAAAGGTTCAAGTGTGATACATGTTCTAACGTGAGCTCTCCAATTGATCAGACAGTGAAGCTTATGCCCCATTCGGgtaaagctgtatcacaacttgaatACTCTCGAGCaattgaatgtttaatgtatgctatGACTAGCACACGCCCCGATATTGCATTCATAGTGGAAAAACTAAGTAGGTTTACTAGTAATCCAAATGCTACTCATTGGCGTGTTGTAGTTAGAGTATTCAAGTACTTGAAGGGTACGATGGATTATGGTATTACTTATTCTGGGTTCCCTTCAATTTTAGAAGGATATTCGGATGCAAGTTGGATCACCAACGTCGAAGATCATTTATCTACGACTGGTTGGATATTTCTATTTGAAGGAGGTGCTATCTCATGGGCTTCTAAAAAGCAAACATGCATTACAAATTCAACCATGGAGTCTGAATTTGTAGCTTTGGCTGCAGCTGGTAAGAAAGCTGAATGGTTGAGGAATTTGATACATGAAATTTCTTTGTGGCCAAAGCCAATATCTCCTATTTCCATTCGTTGTGACAGTGAAGCTACTTTGGCTAAGGCTTATAGCCAAATGTACAATAGATAG
- the LOC139897952 gene encoding NADH dehydrogenase [ubiquinone] iron-sulfur protein 8, mitochondrial, whose protein sequence is MAAILARKSISALRCRQLAVAGQALKGPNICGTVSGARTFATKHSFSTDKDDEEREQLAREISKDWSSVFERSINTLFLTELVRGLSLTLKYFFEPKVTINYPFEKGPLSPRFRGEHALRRYATGEERCIACKLCEAICPAQAITIEAEEREDGSRRTTRYDIDMTKCIYCGFCQEACPVDAIVEGPNFEFATETHEELLYDKEKLLENGDRWETEIAENLRSESLYR, encoded by the exons ATGGCCGCAATCTTAGCACGCAAATCCATCTCTGCTTTACGCTGTCGACAGCTG GCTGTTGCAGGACAAGCTTTGAAGGGTCCTAATATCTGTGGGACAGTTTCCGGTGCACGGACGTTTGCAACTAAGCACTCGTTTTCCACTGATAAAG ATGATGAAGAAAGAGAGCAGCTTGCAAGGGAGATCTCGAAAGACTGGAGTTCTG TGTTTGAGCGGAGCATTAATACACTCTTTCTGACTGAACTTGTTCGAGGTTTGTCTCTAACGCTCAAATATTTCTTTGAGCCGAAAGTTACT ATCAATTATCCATTTGAGAAAGGTCCTTTAAGCCCTCGCTTTCGAGGAGAACATGCTCTTCGACGTTATGCAACCGGAGAGGAGCGTTGTATTGCTTGCAAACTTTGTGAAGCT ATATGCCCGGCGCAAGCAATTACTATTGAGGCTGAAGAACGAGAAGATGGGAGCCGTAGAACAACCAG GTATGATATCGACATGACAAAGTGCATCTATTGTGGATTTTGCCAAGAAGCATGCCCCGTTGATGCAATTGTTGAAGGGCCCAACTTTGAGTTTGCTACTGAGACTCATGAG GAACTCTTATACGACAAGGAGAAATTGCTCGAAAATGGGGATAGGTGGGAAACCGAGATTGCCGAGAATCTTAGATCTGAGAGCTTGTATCGGTAA